Genomic segment of Hippocampus zosterae strain Florida chromosome 12, ASM2543408v3, whole genome shotgun sequence:
TTAATTTGTACTGATAACTTCCAAAATactgatttttaaaagtttGTTATTTGGTTGTTCAGGTTACAAGAGGACCCCCCAGATTTTGTCAATGGAGCCCCATGTGAAAACAACATAATGTTGTGGAATGCTGTCATTTTTGGGTAAGCCATAATGACCTGAACACAGTCGTGCCTTGACTTAGGAATTTAATTTGTTCCTTAACAAGGTTGAAACTCAATTTACCTAAGTCAGGTACCTCGACTAACGAGGGGAACTGACTTGCAAGTTTTTAAGTCATAACACATCgcttggccatttttttttgtcttgcctcgcaaggtaaaacaaaaaactctGTGTGCGCTACTCCAGCGATATTGTTAGTGGCTACATATTAGAGGATGAATTGGTTGATATGTGGCCTCGCCCGAATTCATGTATGAAACTGAATACACTGACAAATTGATGTAACCCATCAATTTATTGAAAAGGCGTCACCGTTCCCtgacttgtttttatttccatttcactTGAGTGATGGCATTTGTTTGGCTCGCTCCTCACTGAAAATTTGGCTcaacatgaagcaaaaaaaataaaaaatctaccAAGTGACGACTCGGTACTTCAAAAGCTCTTAAAAGGTGTGGAACTTGTAAGTTAAGGCACCATTGGCCTATGTTTTGTCTTTGAAacttaaaataatgaaattgtTGATCCACAAATGTCTTGCTTTTCAGCCCTGACGCAACTCCATTTGAAGGTGGTAAGTGTTTTGATTTCATGGGCAATGACTGATGCCTGAGAGTTTAGTCAGAACTGATTATGACATGACGATGAATCGTTGTCTTTTATTTGCTCAtaggtacatttaaactcattGTCGAGTTCACAGAAGAATATCCCAATAAACCCCCAACAGTGCGCTTTGTGTCAAAGATGTTTCATCCTAATGGTAAGAACATTGCTCTGCTCAGTGCCTGACTGTGATGGACTGTTTGGATAAAGTGTTAAGACCatgcaaacaaagaaaacaaaagaatagCAATAATGAAGGCGACGTTTTCCGAAAATTGaaatattacaagaataaaatcacaatttcaCAGTTTTAATCATACTTCAGTTTTAGTACTGAATCAGAGAAAATGCGGTCTTGTTAAAGGAAGAAAAGCAATTTTTAAAAGCcattttctcctttttaaaTATGGCCTTGTTGCCACAAAGTTTTTCTCCAAACATAACGTTTTACTTGTAGAATGTTTTACGAGAAAtatggcattttatttttgtaacattGACGTTTTCCCTTGACTACttaatttcaaaacttttaatttttcttttttacgacTTGACTCTcattttacaatgtttttttcccctctataaAAATGTTACTCTTCTGTAGCAATACAAGGGTTTGCTTTTAATGTTAGTTTTCCTCttgtaaaataatatttatatttcaatCGTCCTCCAACCCCCCCTACAGTCTATGCAGATGGTAGTATATGTTTGGACATCCTCCAAAATCGATGGAGCCCCACTTACGACGTCTCTTCTATTCTTACGTCCATCCAGGTAAATAATAAGATGTGATATTTTCACGTTGACACATTTTCAAGTGAACAAAACAAACGTCTGTCCATGTTGCTTGTCCCTGCAGTCTTTGCTGAATGAGCCAAACCCCAACAGTCCGGCCAACAGCCTAGCTGCTCAGCTGTACCAGGAGAATAAGCGCGAATATGAGAAGAAAGTTTCAGCAATTGTAGAGCAAAGCTGGCAAAACAGTTGACCTGGCTGAGGGTATGTGCCCAAACGCTTGCATGGAGAACCCTCATAATCTCctctcactttttttaaaaaaacgttttaagcCCTTTACCTTTGATGTATGTGCCGTCATaggattgtattttttgttgccTACCAAGAGGGATTTGTTTTCTCTATCTACTCAAGTCTCCCATTATCCCAGCAGCATTTGTGGCGAATCCTTGCCTTGTTTGTGGGCCACCAGCATACTTTGATCACGTTTAATGTCCCGGGTGCTTTGCCGATCACGTCCTTTTTCACCGCGAAGTTTGCCGTCGTGGACTCCCAATAGTGTTTTGCCATCTCTCCGTTGTGTTGTGAACCGTTTGTAACATGCATGACACAATGAGCAAACCTGACCTCCCTTTTCGATAATGTATATATACGAAACCTGCATCTGAATATATGTACAGATTTTGCACTGGTTGtctcccttgttttttttcccctcacatgagaaaaaaaaagatgtaggtAAATGAGCTGCACTTGCATTGTTTCACCTACAACAGATTCACAGTGACCTTCTGGTGTAATTCGAGTGTCTAAATTTAGACTGTTACATTTACTTTACCAATACTTGACTGCGTTATGCAATGTGTCAACATGACCACAATTAACAGGCATCATGTTACACTTCTTGGCACCACATCCAGAGAGTATTGACCAGCTTTTTACAGGCAACTGACCTCTGTGGGTGGCATGTGACTGGCGTGATGCATTTGAATCTTAATTCTGTTTGATAGGGGCACTAAGTGACAATGTAGACTGCTGCGCTCGTTTCTCACGCTCGCCGCTAAATTGTCAGCTGCATGTCACAAGCTTGTCACTTGTCAAAGGaactgtgtttgtatttttattgaattgaatacaactttgtcaaatgtgctgtacgtatgtgtaacatacagcacaaattaaacttcttccctctcaacataaattaTTGGCTGAACAGTTTACACATGAAATTCGTCTGAAGTATATTTTATACTTGCGTGACAGCAAACTGCAAAGGGGAGGACAAAGTATAGcacgatactttttttttaattggaacaAAATGGAGGTTGACCAGTGTCATGAAACTGTGTGCCAGACGGGGACAGAAGGGCCATTGGATACTTAATACCACTAAAAAGCTGATTGAATACAAAACAGTTAAGTTGATCCAACGGTGGTTTATTTGTTAACTGGACACAGTTGAATGGGAGATGCAGCATGCATGTGGTAACAAGATGGACAAGTGCAGGATATCTGCTTATGAACATGCCCATTGTACAAGGGTGAGGAACCTGTGAGCATTGGATCCACCTTGTCACTATCGAAACAAATAACACCTCTAAAGAACCGTTAAAACTGTGACTCCACAAATGCTCAGTCCCCCACCCCTGCTTCAGAACAATGCCCTGACAAGTGTGAGGGCAGTCTTAGAAAAATAACTATTTACAAAACTATTCAGTAACAATGGACAAATCCTAGTCGTAATAACAATACTTCAAATGTCGAAGTGTTCTTGCACCGCTGTGGTCAAGCTACCTGTTGTATGCCCGCTCCTTCTTAGCTCTTTCCAAGGCTTTGTCCATGGTCTTCTCGTTCTCGCCACGACACTTGGGACAGTACCACTTGCCCTTGGGCTTGTGATGGAGACCGACGCAGGAGAAGTGGAACCACTCAATGGGACACTCGTCATTGTCGCAGCCGATCATCTCGCCGTAGGACACCTGCTCGCACAGGCAGTACGTGGGCTCGTCAGGGTCGATGGGCAGGTCCGGTGGTGACACCTCCCGCTCCGACTTCCCCTTGgacctctttttcttcttggatGACGTTTTTGCTCTCTTCTCACGGGACGCTCCGGCGCCAATGTCCTCTCCGGTCTCCAGGCCGCCGTAGCTCTCCCTGCTCTCGCCATTTTTCTGCCTCCTGGAGCGTTTGCCGCTAGCCTTGTCTCCCCCTGCTGAGCTCGGCGTGACCTCTTCGCGTTTCTTGTCGTGGTGGCCCGTTTTGCTCGGGGTGGCGGAGGACGAAGACGAGGATGATGTGATCATGGACGCCGCCGCGGTTGCCAAGGATGTTGGCGTGGCAATCTGGCTCTCTGGAGCTTCTTGGGAGGAGTGAAGGAGTTGGGAATGCCAGTCTAactgccgggttcgattctccACCAACTCCACCTGGAACAATGTATATTTACTCCTCATCCCAAAAAGAGATTTCGAGTTCAGATACTCTTAGAACATGTTCATTGCATGTAAGGCTGGGCCATATGTCTcgtatttaaatgaaaatgtcatttcctaATAATCCGATCAATCACCAGGCTCGAATTGGTGGTCCATTTATTGTAACATACTAACCATTTGTCCAGCAATCTGAATCTTCTCATCTCCGAGCTCCTGAATCCGGATCAGCGCCCTCTGGATAGACAACTGCAGTTTGCGTCTTTGGGGAGTGTCCGATTCTTTGCGATACCGTTCGTAGGCATCCTCGAGTTCCTTCAGAACATCTAATAAAAAGTGGATGACATCATTCTTGAATACAAGTCTATATAGTGGCTGATTGTCCGTGGCAGAGGTTTTTAAATATCTCGATAGATTCTAAATCTCTCTGTACTGTGTTAAATTTAATGTGTTAAGAGTGGGTTAATGTacaggtatactgtatatgtaggacccaaaaaagatgatttgaattgGTGAACAAAGTGCATTTTTACCTTGATATCTGGCATCAATTTCCTTCAAGACGGACACACTTCTCTGCAAATCAAAGGGCAGTGATTCCACCAAGTCCAAGTACTCTTCCACATAATTTACAACAACATGGCCGGGGTCGCCGTTTGTGGCGTTCAGCATTGTGCCTCCACTCTTATCACACAGACCTCCACCTGGAAGAAAACGTGGCGAGAATACTGTAATTTGTGTACAAACAGCCTCCCTTATGTAGTTAGCATTATGAATAATCATCATATTGCAATCTTGTTTGTTCCTGCCTTAACTATGGCATTCCTGTCATGTTTTCAGATGATTAACAGGACATTTTCTCATTTCACTTCTGTGAAGATGGACTGAATTTGGATACATTTCCACCAGTGGCGTTccatcagggccagcaaggccttctctgctggcttaaacattctcaaaaaagtacatttaatcaatttacttttctgagaaagtAAATGTAATACATTTACTTCTCTGAGAATAACAAAtgtaatttgttattttgttttcataaatatgtcaataaAATTATCCtctattctttacgtcatattatttccacttagtcgagtggaaCTCGATAAATGACtgatttattatggtagagtttttaaccaatcatatttcagatagcttgtgttgcctggtaaactaaacttgccttcagattaaacagagcaggcccctgtgcgctgtaaatgaacaggctcagtcagcttgcaatagccaatcagatcacgagtctgcgtaccagggccagctagaaggcCTTACGTCagccatgtccagctccgggcctggagggccgccgtcctgcctgttttctatctctctcggctgcaacacacctgattcacatgatcagctcatcagccagctctgaagcagcattagaacattcctgattatttgaatcaggtgtgttgctcctgggagagctagaaaacaggcaggacagcggtcaTTGAGGACAGACTTTGGACACACCTGCcttacgtcgacactggacgtgcgcgttcggtgattggaacctgttgctgcattttgacccaaaatggccgaaggagaagacgttgatctggttgcaggactactttccacacaattttcaagacggaccttccactggatttaccaatttcagttgttttaccaaggcagcaaggaaacatcagagcagggctgggcacttacaagctatggtgcgtttaaaaatgtttggggacactcgcgtagatctgcagctcagtgaacaggcactacattggtgagtaaatgaattttatcttACATTTCTtcgttattttatttcattagtaAAAtcttatgaaataaaatgacagatacaaaaatgtatcaaataaatcagctcacctgccatttataatggcgcattgtagtcagcttcatgcactaaaattcgttcaatctcagctgctcaacattttcaattatttgctgttgtatagcctattctcaaaatgcaaatgatctgttaattttattttcaaagaatagtttattgtgtggttggtgtcttatatgaaactgcgacattgcgcaatgtattggacagacttgtttatgatcacacagcgtaatttgggtggcattttatttagtattttttaaatctttttatttttgaaaatatctgtaaatttggtttcctgctcttaattgtgaatgcatacttgatggttttaaatgctcctgaaattaagtgctgcctgccgagcctatattgtgttaatgtaggtgacgtcactgaaggccgaaggtcgaaatgcacggcccgccactgattTCCACTGCAACTGATGAACAATCTGCTGCGTACCAATTTTGGAAAAACAACCTATTCTTTCTAACTAGTTCTGTGTATTTTTCAAAGATCAGTTCAAACAAATTGCTTTAAAACTGCTGGTAACACGGGGAACTCTGCTTTGAAAACGGatggtagtgaatgagttaattccgCAGTCGTACTGCAAGTCACCAAAGCATTTTTATTGCCGACATTATTACAGTGTTGTAAATACAACTGGAAAAGCGGTGATTTGGAAttgtataaataaaatgtaattgcatTTTTCCGAAGGCGACCTGGATTATATTAAACACCATTGGAGGCGGGGCCAAGTGACTCGTTCATTGAATGTACGCCATAGTTACAGTAGGTGATGGCAACATGTCAAATAACGTCGCTTTCAACACAATTCTGACTCAAGACGGTTGTAATGACAACAATTGTGTCGTAGGTGGTACTTTGTATGTACGTGTATGCACCCTCAAAGTATTTCCCCCTCGAACCAACGACAAGAAAGCGAGGCTAGCG
This window contains:
- the ing1 gene encoding inhibitor of growth protein 1; protein product: MLNATNGDPGHVVVNYVEEYLDLVESLPFDLQRSVSVLKEIDARYQDVLKELEDAYERYRKESDTPQRRKLQLSIQRALIRIQELGDEKIQIAGQMVELVENRTRQLDWHSQLLHSSQEAPESQIATPTSLATAAASMITSSSSSSSATPSKTGHHDKKREEVTPSSAGGDKASGKRSRRQKNGESRESYGGLETGEDIGAGASREKRAKTSSKKKKRSKGKSEREVSPPDLPIDPDEPTYCLCEQVSYGEMIGCDNDECPIEWFHFSCVGLHHKPKGKWYCPKCRGENEKTMDKALERAKKERAYNR
- the ube2al gene encoding ubiquitin conjugating enzyme E2 A, like isoform X2; this translates as MSTPARRRLMRDFKRLQEDPPDFVNGAPCENNIMLWNAVIFGPDATPFEGTFKLIVEFTEEYPNKPPTVRFVSKMFHPNVYADGSICLDILQNRWSPTYDVSSILTSIQSLLNEPNPNSPANSLAAQLYQENKREYEKKVSAIVEQSWQNS
- the ube2al gene encoding ubiquitin conjugating enzyme E2 A, like isoform X1 — its product is MSTPARRRLMRDFKRLQEDPPDFVNGAPCENNIMLWNAVIFGPDATPFEGGTFKLIVEFTEEYPNKPPTVRFVSKMFHPNVYADGSICLDILQNRWSPTYDVSSILTSIQSLLNEPNPNSPANSLAAQLYQENKREYEKKVSAIVEQSWQNS